Genomic segment of Hydractinia symbiolongicarpus strain clone_291-10 chromosome 5, HSymV2.1, whole genome shotgun sequence:
AATAGATCgcaaaataatgataaaaaatgtGTTTGCTTGGATGTAAGGTACATATTGGGTAAGTGAGTCAAGAAGCATGCATATTACTATTTTTATAATTTCGGTGtgcaattttcatttttaattctgttttttCCAGGCTGGCTCGGAAAAACTGAAACTTCTCAACAAAGCAAGGAAGGTGAATAGTTATTACACTTTCTCATGTTCCAACCTGAAGTCTGGTGTTCCAACCTGGagtctgttttttttaattctgtaaGAAAAAAGCGCAACACtttctttctaatttttgtaaatttagataaatgtagCTGTCCAGATAGTTCTGGAATTGGATTGCGTGGACCACCAGGACCAAGAGGCCCACCTGGACAGGATGCTATTATAGATGAGAAAGTGAGAAGGAATTATAAATATATGTTAAACTGTTTTACTTATATACTTACTTCACTGTTTTATCAGATACGATCTCTTTTTGCTTCTCATTCTCAATGTTGACATAACAATGTATTGATGACCTTTAGgttaaaaaagtaataatatCTTTTTATAGATTATCAAAAAATTTCCGGGCTTAAAAGGTCCACCTGGTGAGAAAGGAGAGAAAGGAGAAACTGGTTCGCCCGGATTGCAGGGGAAACCAGGTATGGTATTTAGATAACAAAAAGGAAgagtgtttatttatttagtttaaataagttttttctacAAAGAACTGTGAAAAGTTGGGACGTATCGATCAAACTGCAGTAATATTTGTAACGTAAACAAAACGACAAAAACAAGGCAAACTTTTctaattaaaaagtttttaaacgtGAAGCATTTTAGCTCccttaatttaatataatttgTGTTATTAGGACTGAATGGAACTTGCGATGGGAATTATAACAAACAAGCTCAGCTTAGCGCAGTGTATACAAGATGGGGCAAAAACACATGTCCTGAAGCAGCTAATGCAACGGTTGTATATAGAGGTATAGCTTTATTGCTTGTGGAGCTTATAAGCAATTTTATAGAACATTTGTAGTTACTTTTAGTTCACCCTAAATGTGAACAAATTTTCTGTTTGTGATGCATAATTCAAGGTTTTAGTACAACAAAAGatgtcaataaaatttaaaaagcatgAAATGCTAAAGAAGGAAATTACAAAGAAACGAAATTATTCATTCGTTTCAACTACTTTTTTTTTCCACTTCTAACGACAAAACTTACATGCTCGGATAGGATCAGAGATTGGCCTAATGCTTATCCCTGTTTTCCAGTTCTTGTCTTCGACATGAACAGTCTCCTCCACTATTTTTAATACATTCTTTAGGTTATATTGGAACTTCGTATCACAACCACGATGGAGGAGGCTCAAACTACCTCTGCTTACCTGAACAAccgaaatataataaatatgacACCACCAAGAATTCGAAGAACAGAGCTTATATGCACGGTACCGAATTTGAACTCGGTGACTCAGCAATTTTTGACACTTCTGTTAAAAGTGGACAATATTTTGATGCACTATGTTCAGTCTGCGAAGTAAAATCAAGAAGCAATTCGATAATGGTTCCCGCAACAACAGAATGTCCCGAAGGATGGCGTAGAGAGTACTACGGCTATTTAATGGCAcagaaaagttatttaaaaagaacagaatatATTTGTGTAGATCACCAACCAGATTTGACAATTGGTACTGAAAATTGGGGCAAAGGAGCGCTTTTGCATTTTGTTGAAACAAGGTGCGGAGTTCTACCGTGTAACTCCGGTCAATATCAAGAATACTGGGAACTAAGTTGTGCTGTTTGTACTAGATAATATCTTATCTTTCTTTTCGATGCTCTAAGATTGGCAGCAACCAGTTTGGACTGGACACATCTGTAATGTGTAAACACACTTTAAAAATACTGGCATATCTTAGAACGTGTGAGCAAGTAAACGAAGGTAAACATGCGATCAACTAAttggcacaattttttttatctagcaaagcaaatttttttattaggagAAAATACGCTTGACTAAAAGAACGAAACATTGACCTGCTTTTCCATGGTTTTGTTAGCCTAAAAAAGACtggaaaggaaaataaaaacatttattgtttatatttataaatactTGAAATATACAAAAATCTAAAGTATTTTTTGGTATATGTTCGAGACCAATGGTCTTTGTGGCAATAAAATTCGGATTTTAAAAGATACTTGGCTTGGCTTTTTAACTGTAGCTATGTGAATTGTGGACGGCGCTGTAGCACTTTACTATTTATTAAGTTTGAACTGCCAGCAACCTCGTCCCTTGGACGGCGCCgtttcaaatataaaaaagcgaaaaagggccctggggacaaggttgaacTGCTACTAACAATCTTCATCAATAGACAAATGCAACAATGAGCCTTTTTGaaacattcataaaaaatatacatcaaCTATTTTTTGCATTAGAGCGTTTATATGGACGTTTGGTTACTTaatcaagaaatattttttctgtgtCTTTATTGAAAAGAAGGTGAGTGAAGTGAACAGACTTAATCGGCGGAGGTGTGCAACAAGTAGAACTGTTTTATCGAGCTTTCATAGTACTATATATAGCTCCATTGCTGTGCAGAATTTTATTACAAGATGTTAGAATGTCGAAAAATGCACCCACAAGCAATCATTTACACTTTTTCTGTACCACATAAATGCACTTCGAAGCTGTCAAACATCGCGTTTGAATGCTCATACCAAGGAGACCGAGATGGATCTACAACTACAAACGTTTTGGAACGTAGGGTAAAAGTTAACTACACTTTCCGAACTTATTGAATGTTCACAACTGTATAAGGattctttttgtgatttttgctgacgttatCACGTAAAAAATTTCCTGACTTTCAGAGCTGTGTAGCTCATTGATCTATAATTTAGACATTGTGGAAAGGAAAGCTAGCGAATTTTCGATCTTCTTTACTTAGCCTACACTCCTGTCAAAGTaaaacttttgcagtctatCGGCTGCAGAGTACTGTTAAATTGCCtatttgaaagttaaaaaacgtCTACTTTCCTAAATATTATGTCCAGGTTTGTAGAATCCCGGATTTTTTCATGTCATGATAGCAGCAGTAGCTAAATTTCGACTTCATAGTAAGAGAGGAGACAGAACAAGCAAGTAAATATTTTTCCCATTCAAAACATTATGCACTTTCCTTTTTCAAAAGTAGTCAATTTTTCCACATATTTTTCATATTAACCAATTAGTAGCACTGGTGGTATTTAGTTCTGATTTTAAAGCGTAGAATTTCTAAAATAGCGAATGAAAATAACGTCGTGAAGTTGTTAATTCAGAAGTGTATTATGTTATCCCAAGACAGTTTCTAAGTTATACCAGAGACCCAAGAGCAAGGTATAACATGAAATGGCAATATCTCGAACGTTTTTCCAAACGTTAGCAACTGAGAAAGTATATTCTTTGTAGAATACTCGTTATAGcgtttttaaagcattttgcGAATAAAAAAAGCATGGAGAAAATATTATCTTCtcctttttattgtttttgttttcttgtctTCCTTGAAGAAAATACATCACATATTTGTTTTGGTCGCGTTAAACCCAAATTCACGCTTCCGGAAAGTGTAAACAAGGAGCGTTTTGTTTAGTTAGTGGTTTggcaatgatttaaaaaaataggcaCGCAGATAATTATTGTGTTTTCAAATagacaaaaaatgtatttaattaataaatataattatattaataaatataattcgttattctttaaaaaatccagtttataaatatacataaaCTTCTATTTGTCAAAATTCTATGAACATATTACACTTCAGTATTAAGCTCTTTTAGTAGTTCATCTTTTGTGTAGAGTCTGTATTCGATTGAATATGTATTtagttgtttaaaattttcatgatTGCACAAATAATTCCGTAGAACTATCGGACTCAACGCCTTTTTCGCCGTACCACAGATTACCTCCTGAAATAGAGAAACTCTAAATCATTTAGTCAATTGGAGAAGCTAAAAGAATAAGGGCCGTTTACGTGAGACCGCCGTGAAATCCAAACAAAGTGGAATCCACTTCGTTTCGTAAGAAATTCAATTTTAGAGGTGCCCCGTAAAGGATCAACTCTTATGTATGTGTTACATTCGATATGTATGTGTTACATTGCACCAACTGAGAACGACATTTAACTTAAAGGTAAATTTGTTAACAcaaaccttgtccccagggcttttttctagCTATTTGATATCcctatattaaaaaacaaaaaagaggcCTATGGATAAGATTGGTGTTTACATGGAATCCTCTAACTGGTTTTAAATGACAATTTCCAAAAGAATTCGATATTCATGCAGGCATTCTTAACACACCGTGGAATAAACAGGTGTAAGCTCACTTCAGGTCTTATATAAACAACAACTTGGAGGAAAAATTACTTACTCTATTCGAGAATAGAGTCACAATAAACTTCCCTGGTTTGAAAATGGCTGCCAACTTCGCTATAAGTTCATAATAGTTCTCGTTTTGTATGTTTGTTTCAAAGCTAACATAAGAACAGTCTGGCTGTGGCGTCACATGAATAGTGTAGTAAAACTTGTCTAATAAACCGTTCACCGAGTATCCAACAGGATCAAAAATCACACCATCAtgcatggaaccaggaaaaagcGAAGAAATCCCTGTGTTCTAAAAAGTAGAAATTCAAGCACATTTTTATCCTTAACGCTGCTGCTCTTTATTTCAATATATCATCTTTTTAATCTTGTTTGAGAACAAGAATAAAAGAATCCTGCAAAGGGAACCATCACAAGATTAACGCAAGAGTttaataacaaatatgtaacaaaggGAACGAAATTTGACGAAAATTTTCTTCCACAAATATTTGGCCTATTCAATTATGTGTTAGGATCATAGAAAGTAATATGCTAGAGTTGTTTAAAGTGGGTTTTTTAACGTCTACAAAGCACTGAAAAAACGTAAACAAGAATTCTAACAAGATTGAAAATTACTCAAGATGACGAATATTTCCTCCGACATTTCTCGTCCTACAAAATAATTAACTTGAAACAAAAATACGTAGACCTACAGTTAAGAAACGGTCAAAAAACAGCCTTCATAGTCGGAGCACCATAAAATCTTGGGTTGTTATGAAAAGTGCTCCTTTTGTTTTAGAAAGAAGATGAACTGGGCTACCCAACGGTTTCAGACAAGGGTATTTTCTTTATCCACCAATGGCAACTCAAATTTTAGCGCAAATCATTTTCGGCACATAAAAGGGTTTTTAAAAACAGACTCGCTTCTAAAGTTAAGGACACGAAATTAAACTGCTGCGCTTACCAGCATCAATTCATCAGAATTGCCATAACTGGATTCAGTGAAATGTGTCATTGTTCTTTCACACATGTCAGACATCAGTATCTCTAAGGTGACATCCGTCAACGGTGATCCTGATTTTGAATGGTTCATTGAAAACAAGTACCATCTGTCTGACTCTTCTTTCCCGAACACGTGGGAAGTTCCATCTAAACAGATATATTTGGTGGATGTGTATATTGTTTTGGAACTATTGGTTGCCTAAAGTAGGATACCTTCATGCAGGATGGAACGACCTGACAAAGGTATTAGTAGTtgttacatttttgaaaatcgaAACAGGAATGGGAAGAAGGTAGAAAATTTACTTACCGGGaaagatgttttttaaaaaatttgcctaaaaaaaaataaaatgttttttttaaatgcaattaCCATAATTGTCCAAACTGTTTTGTTGAGGTGACAAAATTAGACccaatgaaaaattaaaatccttTAAAACTTTAGTCAccaaaaattttgtaataagGTATTGTGAGtagttaatatttttattttctcgaTCTCCATTTTGGTTTTCCATTCATATGGTATATTTGTTCGATACAtataccaaaaaaaattaaaaatagaaattgcATAGGCAAATGTTAGTTTGTTTCGCTGCGCCGAtcaacgaaaacaaaaaattattcaaaaatagATTCATATTTTCTACTatccagagctctttgagataaatctggtctcaaagagctctgggaacgagaatgAGTTTCTGCAAATACCTCATCGTCAAATGATTTGTGAATTCCTTGTTGCATGTCTGGTTGTAAAAATTCTCGCCGCGAGTAAAAgatattctaaaaaaataacttagacTAAATAGGCTACTTCAGTATCGCTTATAATGTGCAGTAATGTATTACATTGAAGAAGTCAATCGATGTAccgacaaaattttttttagataaatagtaAACTCTTTCTTTATTTTGATCCTTGATGTGGTTATTTCATCTTGTTGGTTGTTTATAATTTGTGTTCATATATATATCTTTCTGGGCTAACTGAATAAACACATTTGGAAAATctggaaaatcaaaaaaatggttaaattgaccaaaaataataataatatgcaCTGTTTGCAGTAAAATGAAGTTGCATAGCATTTTCGTCCTTAGAGCACTTTAAGAAGAACCTCAAAAGTAGCTCCGAACTACTTTCgatgtttatctcaaagaggtctggggacgagtttggttGTGTTATGTACTCCACAGTTTTCATCatgaaaatgatttttctaCAAAATTTTTAGAGGAAGCTGTGAAGACAAAAAGTCCTCGAAATGCACCATTATGATTCCTACCTTAACATCAATCATATTCGCATACTTTTTTGCTAAATCGAGAAGAGGTTTCATTGCGTACAACAATTCTGTAATTCCGCATGTCTTTAGAATGATTCTGTTCTGCGAAATAAACATACTGCTCTcactaaacaaaaacaaaaataatgatatatcgatgtattttttttataaaaccttCGATGAGTTTCCCTCAAAAACCTTCATAAACCTTTAcgagctttttttaaaattttaaatttaacgaTGCGTAAATATAACTGCTTCTCAGGTTTCCGCAGAGAAAGCCCTGAGAACGAAGTTTGTTGTTATCACTGCCGCCTCAAGAAACCCACCCTCGTCCTCATGGTTTTTagcctttttgatatgagagaagatttctttcaaaaagacaaaacaccctggggacgagggtgcaaCGAGAGTCAAGAACCTAAATAGCATCTGCATCAACAAATCTAGGTTAAAGGGGTTTCGAAACAGCTGttagttttcgactttagtgacttactcGAAAGTCGAGCTAATGGCAGAGGATAAgtttatgatcactgaggacaaaaacaacaacttaaatcatcGTAAATATAATATTGggcatttaaaaataatttaccttGCTCCTAGCTCAAcctttctaataaaataaacttttgggCTAACTAGCTTCAAAGTCCAGTAATGCTGATTTTTTAAGTGTTGGAATAAAGTAGGAATAAAATTGgaacagtttaaaaatttttattgaacAAAAATATCGCGAATTGCAAATTTACCTTAATACATAGGAATCTATGTATTCATTGCTTATGTAGCTCACAATAGAAGCCTTTATTATTTGAAGAACATAATCCAACtcaaatctaaaacaacaaaaaacagttaaaaaagcttAGTAAACGCGTCCCGCATCGTGTGTATCGCATATACTTCGTGGATACACACGCGAAAAGAGCTATCTTTATGTTGTCATCTTAGTAGCTACATTTTGGTTAAATCTCAACCTCGGGTCTTgtagcccctgagccgttattaggaaacgaggttgttaaaAACTACCTCTGCGAAATTTCAGTCATTGCGtgtctaaagttttaaaaaccagaaagtttttttaaggttAAACTTTCTGAGCAATAAATTCTGATAATTTTCTTAGAACAGTCTCCGCTTTAAGGAGGTTCCTCAAAAAATCATCGCATTGAATTGCATTCTCGTGACTTTAAAGTCAAGTAACTCGACAATGAATAATGATAAGTGTCTTCTCCTGCTGAATGGGTAAAAGTTAGACTTAGTAAAGTCTTTCAACAGCCGCAGAACGGACGGGTTACTGATGTCATTAATAACGTTTGAACTGAAATTTCTCCTGAGCCGTTTGTCACaacgaaaaaaaacaataagtgtGCTAAAAATTTCAAACGAATCGCATATGCGTACAGgtccttgatgacgtcatcaagagaTCTACCTGCCTAACTAAAGGCAGGTAGatcttttttgattttagtaagaattttttttgtctagCTGTTTAATAACATAGGGTGCTGGGGCAAAGTCCGGATTATTTCTGTATATTTCAAACCAGCTGTACGCTTTTGCCGAAATTCACCAGAATTTTCAATGGTAAATGTGTTGCTTAATAAATCCCATACAAgtcttcaacaatttttttgcccAAAATTCGTAGATTTCCGTTAGAAATAGCCAGGAGGCATAACGTGAT
This window contains:
- the LOC130645561 gene encoding S-adenosylmethionine decarboxylase proenzyme-like; translation: MAKNTTQEQLSDAGFFEGAEKVLKIWFSANDDENKKDDGHKCDLRLIPRFELDYVLQIIKASIVSYISNEYIDSYVLSESSMFISQNRIILKTCGITELLYAMKPLLDLAKKYANMIDVKNIFYSRREFLQPDMQQGIHKSFDDEANFLKNIFPDGTSHVFGKEESDRWYLFSMNHSKSGSPLTDVTLEILMSDMCERTMTHFTESSYGNSDELMLNTGISSLFPGSMHDGVIFDPVGYSVNGLLDKFYYTIHVTPQPDCSYVSFETNIQNENYYELIAKLAAIFKPGKFIVTLFSNREVICGTAKKALSPIVLRNYLCNHENFKQLNTYSIEYRLYTKDELLKELNTEV
- the LOC130645557 gene encoding uncharacterized protein LOC130645557; protein product: MELEELMTNRALLEKMSENDIHTNFRKAPKHVIIQENHTKPKEMRIEYKNALNTTGYFVENTVNQNTPLQSPTPTVLEGYGCKCPHKLKRVLKILWILLLLLYIFGMPLLLLHFNSNLSTLKTKIGTLQHDIEKHLKTSQSEHEGSSSKITKEKGGEGATSNKVSTNDFEKYYKETTNFKIDVKNKLKSMETRVRQQEKRLSLLKGIEIWLNKTLSNRSQNNDKKCVCLDVRYILGWLGKTETSQQSKEDKCSCPDSSGIGLRGPPGPRGPPGQDAIIDEKIIKKFPGLKGPPGEKGEKGETGSPGLQGKPGLNGTCDGNYNKQAQLSAVYTRWGKNTCPEAANATVVYRGYIGTSYHNHDGGGSNYLCLPEQPKYNKYDTTKNSKNRAYMHGTEFELGDSAIFDTSVKSGQYFDALCSVCEVKSRSNSIMVPATTECPEGWRREYYGYLMAQKSYLKRTEYICVDHQPDLTIGTENWGKGALLHFVETRCGVLPCNSGQYQEYWELSCAVCTR